Proteins encoded by one window of Synechococcus sp. WH 7805:
- the rpmB gene encoding 50S ribosomal protein L28 — translation MSRVCQLTGTKANNGMAVSHSHIRTKKLQQANLQQRRLWWAEGKRWVNLRITTRALKTIQKKGLGAYAKSLGIDLARL, via the coding sequence ATGTCCAGGGTGTGTCAGCTCACAGGTACGAAAGCTAATAACGGTATGGCTGTCAGCCATTCCCATATTCGTACCAAGAAGCTGCAACAAGCCAATCTGCAACAGCGTCGCCTTTGGTGGGCAGAAGGAAAGCGCTGGGTGAATTTGCGGATCACAACACGTGCCTTGAAAACAATTCAGAAAAAAGGGTTAGGTGCATACGCCAAGTCTCTTGGAATTGATCTGGCCCGTCTTTGA
- a CDS encoding peroxiredoxin: MNLDVKVKRRHLLQKGIVAAVAITLFPSRGWSLGGSSPDIGSSAPDFDLPGTNLLVPQHSRWSLADWKGRWLVLYFYPRDFTSGCTIEAHGFQDSLANFSSLNCDVAAISADSVEDHESFCSSEDLGFTLLSDHDGEVSRNYGSWMAPYSLRHTFLIDPSGLVQARWTGVRPVGHAKEVLETLQKLQST; the protein is encoded by the coding sequence TTGAATCTGGACGTCAAAGTGAAGCGGCGGCATTTGCTTCAAAAAGGCATCGTGGCTGCCGTTGCAATCACTCTTTTTCCGAGTAGGGGCTGGTCACTCGGGGGCAGCTCCCCAGACATTGGCAGTTCAGCGCCTGACTTCGATCTTCCCGGTACAAATTTGCTAGTACCGCAACACTCGCGTTGGTCATTAGCAGACTGGAAGGGACGCTGGCTTGTTCTTTACTTCTACCCTCGAGATTTCACGTCAGGCTGCACCATTGAAGCCCATGGATTTCAAGATTCATTGGCGAATTTTTCAAGTCTCAATTGTGATGTTGCTGCAATCAGTGCCGATTCTGTGGAAGATCATGAATCATTCTGCAGTAGCGAAGATTTAGGCTTCACATTACTCTCTGATCATGATGGTGAAGTGAGTCGAAACTACGGTTCCTGGATGGCACCTTATTCACTGAGACACACCTTTTTGATCGATCCTTCTGGTCTTGTACAAGCACGTTGGACGGGTGTGAGGCCGGTTGGCCACGCAAAAGAAGTGCTTGAAACACTACAGAAGTTGCAATCCACTTAA